A stretch of the Janthinobacterium sp. B9-8 genome encodes the following:
- a CDS encoding lytic transglycosylase domain-containing protein, protein MISSLLLGAALLSAPVPNAGEAPVLQESLAAAAKFESLDAWEAATLYCAAARKGSIEAQYRLGMLYAFGEGVPENRKMAATLFSGAAQQGHMRAQNMLETIRLGASALPPCILADIKPEKAPEPPMPPFPELSANQQKIARIVRQIALWHDVDPQFALSIARVESQLNPQALSPKLAQGVMQLIPETAERFNVKDAFNASQNIKGGVRYLRWLLDRYQGNVVLVAASYNAGEKAVDRYRGVPPYAETQEYVAKVIKFYPYAQHKMKQRLISKAQMRPIL, encoded by the coding sequence ATGATATCGAGTTTGCTTTTGGGCGCAGCACTGCTGAGTGCCCCTGTGCCCAATGCGGGTGAAGCCCCCGTGTTGCAAGAAAGCTTGGCTGCAGCAGCTAAGTTTGAATCGCTTGATGCCTGGGAAGCTGCCACGCTTTATTGTGCGGCAGCCAGAAAAGGCTCGATAGAAGCACAATATCGTTTAGGTATGCTCTACGCCTTTGGTGAGGGTGTGCCTGAGAATAGAAAAATGGCAGCAACCTTGTTTTCTGGTGCAGCTCAACAAGGGCATATGCGGGCGCAAAACATGCTAGAAACCATCAGGCTGGGTGCAAGTGCCTTGCCGCCTTGTATCTTGGCTGATATCAAGCCCGAGAAAGCGCCCGAGCCACCGATGCCGCCTTTTCCCGAACTTAGCGCCAATCAGCAAAAAATTGCCCGTATCGTGCGGCAAATTGCCCTGTGGCACGATGTTGATCCGCAGTTCGCTTTAAGTATTGCAAGGGTGGAATCGCAATTAAACCCGCAGGCTTTATCACCTAAATTAGCACAAGGCGTGATGCAGCTGATTCCGGAAACGGCTGAGCGTTTTAATGTGAAAGATGCGTTTAATGCCAGCCAAAACATCAAAGGCGGGGTGCGCTATTTGCGTTGGTTGCTTGATCGCTACCAAGGCAATGTCGTGCTGGTGGCTGCAAGCTATAACGCGGGAGAAAAAGCAGTAGACCGTTATCGCGGCGTGCCACCTTATGCTGAAACACAAGAATACGTGGCAAAGGTGATCAAGTTTTATCCCTATGCTCAGCACAAAATGAAGCAACGGCTGATTAGCAAAGCACAAATGCGACCGATTTTATAG
- a CDS encoding spore coat protein U domain-containing protein yields MKKMILATLFASATFPAIAANVNVHVLGKVLPVCTFVSPSDVTMTIPDMTPGIVENKQTTADISFWCSKGTSYTVSMNDGLNGADGKKNIKLASGDVGDLIEYDLTVDKTSGVGEGGLKENKVMLTATVAGDAYQNAKAGDYADTVVLTVAP; encoded by the coding sequence ATGAAGAAAATGATTTTGGCTACTTTATTTGCCTCGGCTACTTTTCCTGCTATTGCTGCTAATGTAAATGTCCATGTATTAGGCAAAGTATTACCCGTTTGCACTTTTGTAAGCCCATCTGATGTCACCATGACAATTCCAGATATGACCCCCGGTATTGTTGAAAATAAACAAACAACAGCGGATATCAGTTTTTGGTGTTCCAAGGGCACCAGCTACACAGTTTCGATGAACGATGGCTTAAATGGTGCAGACGGTAAAAAAAATATTAAGCTAGCCAGTGGTGATGTTGGTGATTTGATTGAATACGATCTGACCGTAGATAAAACATCAGGCGTGGGTGAGGGCGGTTTAAAAGAAAATAAAGTCATGCTGACGGCCACCGTAGCAGGCGATGCATATCAAAATGCCAAGGCGGGTGATTATGCCGATACGGTTGTGCTGACTGTTGCTCCTTAA
- a CDS encoding fimbrial biogenesis chaperone → MQKVLIRLLAGWISLFCAGAFAAQFSVSPVRLDFTAKDKTSSITIANVGDTPLRVALDAKRWEQDATGEDLYSDTSDLLFFPKQAEIAPHSQRVVRIGLRVPRAANELAYRLYVNEQPPLKSEVGSSQLSMVLSFGVPIFVQPASLNLAAAMENRQLKKGEFSFRLKNTGNATLRLSSLKSETLKLDQQEFSAWYLLAGAERDYHFPLAHCSPGHHQIDVSFDRHRLSVPLDIPASACK, encoded by the coding sequence ATGCAAAAGGTCTTGATTCGCTTATTAGCTGGATGGATCAGCTTGTTTTGTGCCGGTGCTTTTGCCGCACAGTTTTCTGTATCGCCAGTGCGTCTGGATTTTACGGCTAAAGATAAAACCTCTTCTATTACGATTGCCAATGTGGGAGACACCCCCTTGCGTGTGGCGCTCGACGCTAAGCGCTGGGAGCAGGATGCCACTGGCGAAGATCTGTATAGCGATACCAGTGATCTGTTGTTTTTTCCTAAGCAAGCGGAAATCGCACCGCATAGCCAGCGCGTAGTGCGTATTGGTTTGCGGGTGCCCAGAGCCGCCAATGAGCTGGCTTATCGCCTGTATGTGAATGAGCAGCCACCGCTTAAAAGTGAGGTGGGTAGCTCTCAGCTATCAATGGTGCTGAGTTTTGGCGTGCCGATCTTTGTTCAGCCCGCCTCTTTAAACTTGGCTGCGGCCATGGAAAATAGGCAGCTTAAAAAAGGCGAATTCAGCTTTAGGCTGAAAAACACCGGCAATGCCACTTTAAGATTGTCTTCGTTAAAAAGTGAAACGCTAAAACTGGATCAGCAAGAATTCAGCGCATGGTATTTATTGGCGGGGGCAGAGCGTGATTACCATTTTCCTCTGGCGCATTGCTCGCCAGGCCATCACCAAATTGATGTGTCTTTTGATCGCCATCGCCTGAGTGTGCCCCTGGACATTCCCGCATCGGCTTGTAAATAA
- the recA gene encoding recombinase RecA, giving the protein MDDNKSKALAAALAQIERQFGKGAIMKMGENQIQGDLQVVSTGSLGLDLGLGVGGLPRGRVVEIFGPESSGKTTLCLHVVAEVQKLGGVAAYIDAENALDPVYASKLGVNVSEMLISQPDTGEQGLEIADMLVRSGGVDIIVVDSVAALTPKAEIEGEMGDVHVGLQARLMSQALRKLTGNIKRTNTLVIFINQLRMKIGNMMPGQSPETTTGGNALKFYASVRLDIRRIGAVKKGDEIIGNQTKVKIAKNKVAPPFRIVTFDILYGEGISHEGEIIEYGVTHKIVEKAGAWYSYNGNKIGQGMENSRQYLKDNPEVAAEIEQKIRAKLGAGGLLPIDPAALLEDGKEEELEA; this is encoded by the coding sequence ATGGACGACAACAAGAGCAAGGCACTCGCCGCGGCACTCGCGCAAATCGAACGCCAGTTCGGCAAAGGCGCCATCATGAAAATGGGCGAAAATCAAATTCAAGGCGATCTGCAAGTGGTTTCCACCGGCTCCCTTGGTTTGGATCTGGGCCTTGGCGTTGGCGGCCTACCTCGCGGGCGTGTTGTAGAAATTTTCGGGCCAGAATCTTCAGGCAAGACCACACTCTGCTTGCACGTTGTAGCTGAAGTGCAAAAGCTTGGTGGCGTGGCTGCTTATATCGATGCAGAAAACGCACTCGATCCTGTTTACGCCAGCAAACTGGGTGTAAACGTATCTGAAATGCTGATCTCTCAGCCCGATACCGGCGAGCAAGGCTTAGAAATCGCCGACATGCTGGTTCGCTCTGGCGGCGTAGATATTATCGTGGTTGACTCGGTTGCCGCACTCACACCCAAAGCCGAAATCGAAGGCGAAATGGGCGATGTACACGTGGGTCTGCAAGCACGCCTGATGAGCCAAGCTCTTCGTAAGCTCACCGGCAATATCAAGCGCACTAACACGCTGGTCATCTTTATTAACCAGCTGCGCATGAAGATTGGCAATATGATGCCGGGCCAAAGCCCTGAAACCACCACAGGTGGTAATGCGCTGAAATTCTACGCATCGGTTCGTCTTGATATCCGCCGTATTGGCGCGGTTAAAAAAGGCGACGAGATCATTGGCAACCAAACCAAAGTAAAAATCGCCAAAAACAAAGTGGCCCCGCCGTTCCGCATCGTGACCTTTGATATTCTTTACGGCGAGGGCATTAGCCATGAAGGCGAGATCATCGAATACGGCGTTACGCATAAAATCGTTGAAAAAGCCGGTGCATGGTACAGCTACAATGGTAATAAAATTGGCCAAGGCATGGAAAACTCCCGCCAATACCTTAAAGACAACCCTGAAGTGGCCGCAGAAATTGAGCAAAAAATTCGCGCAAAATTAGGCGCGGGTGGCTTATTGCCAATCGATCCTGCTGCTTTACTTGAAGATGGCAAAGAAGAAGAGTTAGAAGCTTAA
- a CDS encoding D-amino acid dehydrogenase: protein MKVIVLGAGVIGITSAWFLSQAGHEVTVIERAPEAARETSYANGGQISVCHAEPWANPKAPWKALQWLGEEDAPLLFRFKLDWNQWRWGLRFLQQCTREKARYNLQNLVRLGLYSRDTLQALRAATGIEYHQRTEGILHYYTEQAEFESAIPAAKLMGELGLDRQVKSTAECLLIEPALRDSMRPIVGGTYTPSDESGDARLFTNELALLCEQAGVKFRYDCEIAGFDCAGGDVQAVRVVGGHGAESLSADAFVVSLGSYSPLHLRPLGINLDIYPAKGYSATIPVRAEHCAPTVSLTDDGHKLVFSRLGDHLRVAGTAEFDGYNLDLKAVRCKAIIDRVRDIFPNGGDYASAEFWTGLRPATPGNLPYIGRTRYPSLWLNTGHGTLGWTECCGSALAIADLISGKTPEVDFCFQ from the coding sequence ATGAAGGTGATTGTGTTGGGGGCAGGTGTGATTGGTATTACCTCGGCCTGGTTTCTAAGCCAGGCAGGGCACGAAGTGACGGTGATTGAGCGTGCACCTGAAGCGGCAAGAGAAACCAGCTATGCCAATGGCGGGCAAATATCCGTTTGCCATGCCGAGCCTTGGGCTAATCCAAAAGCACCGTGGAAAGCGTTGCAATGGTTGGGTGAGGAAGACGCGCCACTGCTATTTCGCTTTAAGCTTGACTGGAATCAATGGCGCTGGGGTTTGCGCTTTTTACAACAGTGCACACGAGAGAAGGCGCGCTACAACCTGCAAAACCTGGTGCGCTTGGGCTTGTATAGTAGAGATACTTTGCAAGCTTTACGTGCGGCCACCGGTATTGAATATCATCAGCGCACCGAAGGGATTTTGCATTACTACACCGAGCAAGCCGAGTTTGAATCAGCCATCCCTGCCGCCAAGTTAATGGGCGAGTTGGGCCTAGATCGGCAAGTTAAATCGACAGCAGAGTGTTTATTGATTGAGCCTGCTTTGCGTGATTCGATGCGCCCGATTGTCGGTGGCACGTATACGCCGAGTGATGAATCGGGCGATGCACGCTTGTTTACCAATGAATTAGCGCTCCTGTGCGAGCAGGCTGGGGTGAAGTTTCGCTACGATTGTGAAATAGCGGGCTTTGATTGTGCGGGAGGTGATGTGCAGGCCGTGCGAGTGGTAGGGGGCCATGGTGCAGAGTCGCTTAGCGCAGATGCTTTTGTGGTGAGCTTAGGTAGCTACAGTCCGCTGCATTTACGCCCATTAGGGATTAACTTGGATATTTACCCTGCTAAGGGGTATTCCGCCACGATTCCAGTGCGTGCCGAGCATTGTGCACCGACTGTAAGCCTGACCGATGATGGGCATAAACTGGTTTTCTCTAGATTGGGGGATCATCTGCGCGTGGCAGGGACAGCAGAGTTTGATGGCTATAATCTGGATTTAAAAGCCGTGCGTTGTAAGGCGATTATTGATCGTGTAAGGGATATTTTTCCCAACGGTGGCGATTATGCATCTGCTGAGTTCTGGACAGGCTTGCGCCCAGCAACGCCAGGCAATCTGCCTTATATTGGCCGTACACGCTATCCAAGCCTATGGCTGAATACGGGGCATGGCACCTTGGGCTGGACAGAGTGCTGTGGCTCGGCATTGGCGATTGCCGATTTAATTTCCGGTAAAACGCCTGAGGTTGATTTTTGTTTTCAGTAA
- a CDS encoding Csu type fimbrial protein encodes MLVKKIIGIAAVLLPAYSLAGMCSFGSVQEVAFGQYAPSLSTETIRQQLITASCTQAAKLSISFGPSQVSGTINDRKMRNIGGGSSLLRYHLYKSTCKAPELGTGKDALSVLVSAGVVTPIYFCGVIPPLQQVDVGNYEDYVVLTISP; translated from the coding sequence GTGTTAGTTAAAAAAATCATCGGTATTGCCGCTGTTTTACTGCCTGCGTATTCCCTGGCGGGGATGTGCTCCTTTGGATCGGTGCAAGAAGTGGCTTTTGGGCAATACGCTCCGAGTTTAAGTACCGAAACAATCAGGCAGCAGTTAATTACAGCTAGCTGCACTCAGGCGGCTAAGCTGTCGATCTCGTTTGGCCCCAGCCAAGTTTCGGGCACCATTAATGATAGGAAAATGCGCAATATAGGCGGTGGCAGCAGCCTGCTTCGCTATCACCTGTATAAATCAACATGCAAAGCGCCCGAGCTGGGTACGGGCAAAGATGCTTTAAGCGTTTTGGTTTCGGCTGGTGTCGTGACGCCCATCTATTTTTGTGGCGTAATCCCTCCTTTACAGCAGGTGGATGTGGGTAACTATGAGGATTACGTGGTGCTGACTATATCGCCTTAG
- a CDS encoding DUF2489 domain-containing protein — MSIIITNESDVLSVRKRIGVIAFSMLDGEVGFLDGAIELASLRHEAAVEENDPDFMVFVVIASEIDHLPIGEPRVFWCKEALTKHQPEIEAKNAWAKSVGMSACLHLAERFYA, encoded by the coding sequence ATGTCCATCATAATTACCAATGAAAGTGATGTGCTGTCAGTTCGTAAGCGAATTGGTGTTATTGCGTTTAGCATGCTCGATGGTGAGGTTGGGTTTCTTGATGGTGCGATTGAGTTGGCATCTTTGCGCCACGAAGCCGCTGTTGAAGAAAACGACCCAGACTTTATGGTTTTTGTTGTGATTGCATCCGAGATCGATCATCTACCTATCGGCGAGCCAAGAGTATTTTGGTGCAAAGAGGCTTTGACTAAACATCAGCCTGAAATTGAAGCGAAAAATGCGTGGGCTAAAAGTGTAGGGATGAGCGCTTGCCTGCATCTTGCTGAGCGCTTTTATGCCTGA
- the recX gene encoding recombination regulator RecX: MTTALRNKALQHLARRDHSRGELRLKLLPFAEDPSEVDAVLDDFIERGWQSDTRFAEQWVFYRSQRYGPQRLRAELQQKGVSSEIISSVMEEHGDTELEQARALWRRKFGSPPQDPKEKNKQLRFLISRGFSVSVIYKVVGGEDEDY; the protein is encoded by the coding sequence ATGACGACCGCTCTACGCAATAAAGCCCTGCAACACCTCGCGCGCCGAGATCATTCACGCGGCGAACTGCGGCTCAAACTCCTCCCTTTTGCAGAAGACCCCAGCGAAGTTGATGCGGTACTGGATGATTTTATCGAGCGCGGCTGGCAATCTGATACCCGCTTTGCCGAACAATGGGTGTTCTACCGATCCCAACGCTACGGGCCGCAACGCTTACGTGCCGAGCTACAGCAAAAAGGCGTTTCCAGCGAAATTATTTCAAGCGTCATGGAAGAGCACGGCGACACCGAGCTAGAGCAGGCCCGTGCACTTTGGCGAAGAAAATTTGGCAGCCCACCTCAAGACCCCAAAGAAAAAAACAAACAACTACGCTTTCTCATCAGCCGTGGTTTTTCTGTTTCTGTGATTTACAAAGTAGTAGGTGGGGAGGATGAGGATTATTGA
- a CDS encoding fimbria/pilus outer membrane usher protein, with protein MARKIALWALLLCSCRFASAAAEPLILNIMLNGMAKGDLEARLEADIYWLDVDALKGMGLSEVKGSSQLFAGRRFVRMDQITGVKAELDLNLLQASLQSDPALLPLQTSSFSQQNHIRPWQGGTSAYLNYAVSAGRDVSGQTVIGLAPTLNMATQGWNLRSRHDYQSQDQGWLRLDSTLSYDSPDQMMRITLGDISSTAGALGRGVSMAGIGVSRVFSMQPYFETKPGLNGGAPITSPSKAEIFINGVIVKNIDLQPGMYQFQDLSYFSGFQDIAVVVRDQYGNRQVYNLPYYFDDSLLKSGLHEFNYNAGVERKEGFDHYQGAAFSGLHRYGVSDYLTVGLRAERTPGHQSAGALANIRLGDYGVLGAAASWAKNGEEQGQASLFNYRYEEQAFNLRAMLQQQSAHYLPAMFDLPVPAWNGSVGFGFGSENMGNWGVDLMRQMGGTAETANALRLSFSASPVRDFSVSTALSLRNNGTQGFINLTWLFDGNQSAGMGVQRDELNQQRINAYYAKNTPAGEGWSYRINTERDRVGTSQDAYVQGRFAQSQLTASARQYDGRSSYRVAAEGAVAYVDGLWGASRPINQSFALVQSEGLSGVGVTQNSQLIGHTDEEGYLWVSELSSYGQQQIALVQDDIPIEYTLPKLRLDVMPGQNMGRRVTFAAKKIRAFEARILDTQQQPYINTPMRLKQPDGELLAMTDVNGKIYLEDIAPGKYPFELQNKGVSCTVWIDVPDAMGEVLDLGDLICGGEVASVS; from the coding sequence ATGGCACGTAAAATTGCCTTATGGGCCTTGCTATTATGTAGCTGCCGCTTTGCAAGTGCCGCCGCCGAGCCGCTGATCCTTAATATCATGCTCAATGGCATGGCAAAAGGCGATCTTGAAGCCAGATTAGAGGCCGATATTTACTGGCTGGACGTGGATGCTCTTAAAGGCATGGGCCTGAGTGAGGTAAAAGGCAGTAGTCAGCTTTTTGCTGGGCGTCGTTTTGTGCGGATGGATCAAATTACGGGCGTAAAGGCCGAGCTTGATTTGAATTTGTTGCAAGCCAGTCTGCAGTCTGATCCTGCTTTATTGCCACTACAAACATCGAGCTTCTCCCAGCAAAATCATATCCGCCCTTGGCAGGGAGGGACATCGGCTTATTTAAATTATGCGGTGTCGGCTGGCCGAGATGTCAGCGGGCAAACGGTCATTGGCTTAGCGCCCACATTAAATATGGCCACACAGGGCTGGAATCTACGTAGCCGCCACGATTATCAGAGCCAGGATCAAGGCTGGCTGCGACTGGATAGCACGCTGAGCTACGATAGCCCAGATCAAATGATGCGCATCACCTTGGGAGACATTTCATCTACAGCGGGGGCTTTGGGGCGCGGTGTGTCGATGGCGGGGATAGGGGTAAGCCGTGTGTTTTCAATGCAGCCTTATTTTGAAACAAAGCCGGGCTTAAATGGCGGTGCGCCCATCACCAGTCCATCCAAGGCTGAAATTTTTATCAATGGCGTGATCGTCAAAAATATTGATCTACAGCCGGGGATGTATCAGTTTCAAGACCTGAGCTATTTTTCAGGTTTTCAGGATATTGCGGTGGTGGTGAGAGATCAGTATGGCAACCGTCAGGTTTATAATTTGCCCTATTATTTTGATGACTCCCTGCTGAAGTCTGGCTTGCACGAGTTTAATTACAATGCGGGCGTTGAGCGAAAAGAGGGCTTCGATCACTATCAGGGTGCTGCATTTTCAGGCTTGCACCGCTACGGCGTGAGTGATTATCTGACCGTGGGTTTACGTGCAGAGCGCACCCCGGGGCATCAGAGCGCAGGCGCTTTGGCTAATATCCGCCTGGGCGATTACGGCGTGCTGGGGGCGGCTGCATCCTGGGCAAAAAATGGCGAAGAGCAGGGGCAAGCAAGCCTGTTTAACTATCGCTATGAAGAGCAGGCTTTTAATTTGCGCGCCATGTTGCAGCAGCAAAGTGCTCATTACCTACCCGCCATGTTTGATTTGCCTGTGCCCGCATGGAATGGCAGCGTGGGCTTTGGTTTTGGGAGTGAAAATATGGGCAACTGGGGTGTGGATTTAATGCGCCAGATGGGAGGGACGGCAGAAACAGCGAATGCTTTAAGGCTGAGTTTTTCTGCAAGCCCGGTGCGGGATTTCTCGGTGTCTACAGCGCTTTCACTTCGAAACAATGGCACTCAGGGGTTTATTAATTTAACTTGGCTATTCGATGGCAATCAATCGGCAGGCATGGGCGTGCAGCGTGATGAATTGAATCAGCAAAGAATCAATGCCTATTACGCCAAAAATACCCCCGCAGGTGAGGGCTGGTCATATCGGATTAATACAGAGCGTGATCGGGTAGGTACATCGCAAGATGCCTATGTGCAGGGGCGATTTGCGCAATCTCAACTCACGGCAAGCGCAAGGCAATACGATGGCCGTAGTAGCTACAGAGTGGCTGCCGAAGGTGCGGTGGCTTATGTGGATGGTCTGTGGGGTGCAAGTCGGCCTATTAATCAAAGCTTTGCTCTGGTTCAGAGTGAAGGTTTGTCTGGGGTAGGCGTTACGCAAAATAGCCAGTTGATTGGCCATACCGATGAAGAGGGCTATTTGTGGGTGTCAGAATTAAGTAGTTATGGGCAACAGCAAATTGCCTTGGTGCAGGATGATATTCCTATTGAATATACCTTGCCTAAGCTGCGTCTTGATGTGATGCCGGGGCAAAATATGGGGCGGCGGGTTACCTTCGCGGCCAAGAAAATCCGTGCTTTTGAAGCGCGAATATTAGATACCCAGCAGCAGCCCTATATCAATACGCCGATGCGCTTAAAACAGCCCGATGGCGAGTTGCTTGCGATGACCGATGTCAATGGAAAAATCTATCTGGAAGACATCGCGCCGGGCAAATACCCATTTGAATTACAAAACAAGGGTGTGTCTTGTACGGTGTGGATTGATGTGCCTGATGCTATGGGTGAAGTGCTGGATCTGGGTGATTTAATCTGTGGCGGGGAAGTAGCGAGTGTTAGTTAA
- a CDS encoding ATP-binding protein — protein sequence MNLSLRTAIIFATLLGLLLPSGVNGYISLTRQLDNAQRQINLDHQRIADILVLGMQEPLWNLSPDAGKPLLESVISDERIVRITVNDSTLGLFIEANKPERRRGHLHSLTRVVSKQGSNIGTITIELDDGNATTRIRSEQRLYLAAVLLQIVLSLGLILLLLESRIIRPLAELSRQAIQLARRELDEAFIWRRSDEIGTLGQNLETTRKSLSDLILTLEQKNLQLETDILGRRQIELALRASQDRYRRLVESTHIIPWDANPDEWRLTYVGPQAEALLGYPLAQWYQEGFLSSYLHPDDRHHAYRLFSETSKTGISEFECRFLSSNGEEKWVLLTASAQCDADNKRTLQGFIIDISERKQAELDMERYRNHLEEVVEARTRALASANHELEAFSYSVSHDLRIPLRTIEGFSQVLLEDYIGSLDINARNYLARIRSTTHNMTSLIDDLLNLSKLTRIEVRCQTINLSALSEEIVDEFRSLQPQRQIDIHIEDNLKANADPKLMLIALRHLLDNAWKFTEQTQDAKIAIGANEINGQTVFFIQDNGIGFDMAHANKIFSPFQRLHSHAELTGNGIGLAIVQRIIHRHDGRIWAKSQAGSHTVFYFTLPNKPHAEHRQPH from the coding sequence ATGAATCTGTCGCTTCGAACCGCTATTATTTTTGCCACCCTTTTAGGCTTATTACTGCCCTCTGGCGTGAATGGCTATATCAGCCTGACTCGCCAGCTGGATAATGCCCAGCGACAAATCAATCTGGATCACCAGCGCATTGCAGATATTCTGGTATTGGGTATGCAGGAGCCACTCTGGAATCTCTCTCCTGATGCAGGTAAGCCCCTGCTGGAATCAGTGATCAGCGACGAGCGCATTGTGCGTATTACGGTTAATGACTCCACGCTAGGCCTGTTTATTGAAGCCAATAAGCCAGAGCGCCGCCGAGGCCATTTACACTCCCTCACCCGTGTAGTGAGTAAGCAAGGCAGCAATATTGGCACCATCACCATTGAGTTAGACGATGGCAATGCCACCACCCGCATTCGCAGCGAGCAACGTCTCTATCTGGCCGCAGTACTTTTACAAATCGTACTCAGCCTTGGGCTGATTCTATTACTGCTTGAATCACGCATTATCCGTCCACTGGCCGAACTATCCCGCCAAGCCATTCAGCTTGCTCGCCGGGAGCTGGACGAAGCCTTTATCTGGCGGCGCAGTGATGAAATCGGCACCCTGGGGCAAAACTTAGAAACCACCCGTAAATCGCTTAGCGATTTAATCCTCACGCTTGAGCAAAAAAACCTGCAACTGGAAACCGACATCCTTGGCCGCAGGCAAATTGAGCTAGCCCTGCGCGCCAGCCAGGATCGCTATCGCAGGCTGGTTGAATCGACGCATATTATCCCCTGGGATGCCAACCCGGATGAATGGCGGCTCACCTATGTTGGCCCGCAAGCCGAAGCACTGCTTGGCTACCCCTTAGCTCAGTGGTATCAGGAAGGCTTTCTTTCCAGCTATCTGCATCCGGACGACAGACACCACGCTTACCGCCTCTTTAGTGAAACCAGCAAGACCGGGATTTCTGAATTTGAATGCCGCTTTTTAAGCAGCAACGGCGAAGAAAAATGGGTACTACTCACCGCCTCAGCCCAGTGCGACGCCGATAATAAACGCACTTTGCAAGGCTTTATTATTGATATCAGCGAGCGCAAGCAAGCCGAGCTGGATATGGAACGCTACCGCAATCACCTCGAAGAAGTGGTTGAAGCACGCACCCGAGCGCTGGCCTCGGCCAATCACGAGCTGGAAGCTTTTTCTTATTCGGTATCGCATGATCTGCGCATTCCGCTACGCACCATCGAAGGCTTTAGCCAAGTGCTACTGGAAGACTATATTGGCTCGCTGGATATCAATGCCCGCAACTATTTAGCGCGCATCCGCAGTACCACGCACAATATGACCAGCCTGATTGACGATTTACTTAATCTATCCAAACTCACCCGCATTGAAGTGCGCTGCCAGACCATCAACCTAAGCGCTTTAAGCGAAGAAATCGTTGATGAATTCCGCAGCCTGCAGCCACAACGGCAAATTGATATTCATATCGAGGACAACTTAAAGGCCAACGCCGACCCTAAGTTGATGCTGATTGCGCTCAGACATCTACTCGATAACGCATGGAAATTTACCGAGCAAACTCAAGATGCAAAAATCGCCATTGGCGCAAATGAGATCAATGGGCAAACTGTTTTCTTCATTCAGGACAACGGAATCGGCTTTGATATGGCCCATGCCAATAAAATATTTTCGCCTTTTCAGCGCCTGCATTCACATGCCGAGCTCACCGGTAATGGCATAGGCCTTGCCATTGTGCAGCGAATTATCCACCGCCATGATGGGCGCATCTGGGCTAAATCTCAGGCAGGCAGCCACACCGTTTTCTACTTTACTCTGCCCAATAAGCCCCACGCAGAGCACCGCCAGCCACACTGA
- a CDS encoding spore coat protein U domain-containing protein, whose translation MFRFAFCLFLVLFSFSALAESQRVSAEVIGSCVFAQPDDVVLDFGGLTPGQGDRNVVGEVSFSCSKGTRYKVELDNGLYFNQGQGRTRKMANSKGGDYLPYHLQSSLSGGVGSGEAVLIPLKLSASVRGADYLAIKTGNYSDLVVLKINP comes from the coding sequence ATGTTTCGATTTGCATTTTGTTTGTTCTTGGTATTGTTTTCTTTTTCTGCGCTTGCAGAATCTCAGCGTGTGAGTGCCGAAGTCATAGGAAGTTGTGTCTTTGCCCAGCCTGATGATGTAGTGCTTGATTTTGGTGGTTTAACGCCGGGGCAGGGAGATCGCAATGTGGTAGGCGAGGTGAGTTTTTCCTGTTCTAAAGGCACACGCTATAAGGTGGAGCTTGATAATGGCCTCTACTTTAATCAAGGACAGGGCCGTACCAGAAAAATGGCAAATAGCAAGGGCGGGGATTATCTGCCTTATCACTTGCAAAGCAGTCTGAGCGGCGGCGTGGGCTCGGGGGAGGCTGTGCTTATTCCATTAAAATTAAGTGCCAGTGTGCGCGGTGCAGATTATCTTGCAATTAAAACTGGGAATTATTCTGATTTAGTTGTTTTAAAAATAAATCCGTAA